A single Methylomonas sp. AM2-LC DNA region contains:
- a CDS encoding DsbC family protein gives MHTMNRLPFSILPFLILPAFMPVNLALAADAGKATVSGISSGLLSAKIDGMQDLPINGLKMIKTGDQVMFVSSNGRFGIYGGKLLDVWTQQEIKDIPDIDRIANRIDLSRMKLNLDDLGPVTVGHGKDKVLVIIDPRCPYCAKLIKDLQALQDKYTFKLVMVPVLGQESQNIVVQLACLLSSQDKKAQESAKVRLLKQDYAGLPSDNPPQCNKEPLQKAVVTAKLFGLQGVPFLIAPDGRTHSGAPDVLADWLENKPLVESTVTPNPVVTPSVEQKP, from the coding sequence ATGCACACTATGAATAGATTACCTTTTTCCATTCTACCGTTTTTGATCTTACCAGCCTTTATGCCGGTAAACCTTGCTTTAGCTGCTGATGCGGGTAAAGCCACTGTATCAGGTATCTCGTCAGGTTTATTGTCCGCGAAAATCGACGGCATGCAGGATTTGCCGATCAACGGGTTAAAAATGATCAAGACCGGTGACCAGGTAATGTTTGTCTCCAGTAATGGCCGGTTTGGCATCTATGGCGGCAAACTGCTGGATGTCTGGACGCAACAGGAAATCAAGGATATTCCGGATATTGATCGTATCGCCAACCGAATCGATCTGTCGCGGATGAAACTCAATCTCGACGATCTGGGGCCGGTGACGGTGGGACATGGCAAGGACAAGGTGCTGGTCATCATCGATCCACGCTGCCCGTATTGCGCCAAGCTCATTAAAGACCTGCAAGCCTTGCAGGACAAATACACCTTCAAACTGGTCATGGTGCCGGTGCTGGGTCAGGAATCACAGAACATAGTTGTGCAACTGGCTTGCCTATTGTCTTCTCAAGACAAAAAAGCCCAGGAATCGGCAAAAGTCAGACTGTTGAAACAGGATTATGCCGGCTTACCCAGCGATAACCCGCCGCAATGTAATAAAGAACCGCTGCAAAAAGCCGTGGTTACCGCCAAGCTGTTTGGCCTACAGGGTGTACCGTTTCTGATCGCCCCTGACGGTCGTACCCATAGCGGCGCACCGGATGTGTTGGCTGATTGGTTGGAAAACAAGCCTTTGGTCGAGTCGACGGTTACGCCCAATCCTGTGGTGACACCCTCTGTGGAGCAAAAGCCATGA
- the traA gene encoding TraA family conjugative transfer protein, translating to MKFNRRTGVFIALVSLLLVMMAPDTMAGTAGTEFNNVWTLLTGWVEGLLGRIIAIVFVIVGLVAGVVRGSMMGFVLGIASGVGLFAAPTIITNIVTATL from the coding sequence ATGAAATTTAACCGTCGAACCGGGGTGTTCATCGCCCTGGTTTCCTTGCTATTGGTGATGATGGCGCCCGATACCATGGCCGGTACGGCTGGTACCGAGTTTAACAACGTCTGGACCTTGCTGACTGGCTGGGTCGAGGGTTTGCTTGGCCGGATTATCGCCATCGTCTTCGTGATTGTCGGCTTGGTGGCCGGCGTGGTTAGAGGCAGCATGATGGGCTTTGTACTGGGGATCGCCAGCGGTGTCGGGCTGTTCGCTGCACCGACGATCATTACCAATATCGTCACCGCGACGCTGTAG
- the traV gene encoding type IV conjugative transfer system lipoprotein TraV codes for MKSIASKFILLLPLPLLISGCATTEYGCKGMPEDPKCLSTTQAYLLSDRALPEPARIDASSQGNEVTQVTESSSISNMSGTSIAATAPIVQQPMPKIDDPTPIRTPAQVMRIWIAPWEDNEGDLMVSNYVYTELEPRRWMIGKSAPAIGPTLVPLQVEQRASDKRLDTEPNDGEMRGLQQTPLNAANKN; via the coding sequence ATGAAATCCATAGCCTCAAAATTCATTTTACTTCTGCCGTTACCGTTACTCATCAGCGGCTGCGCTACGACCGAATACGGTTGTAAAGGCATGCCTGAAGATCCCAAGTGTTTGTCCACGACGCAAGCATATCTGTTATCGGATAGGGCCTTACCAGAACCGGCCAGGATTGATGCGTCGAGTCAGGGTAATGAAGTCACTCAAGTCACCGAGTCAAGCAGCATCTCGAATATGTCCGGTACTTCTATCGCCGCCACTGCACCGATAGTACAACAACCGATGCCGAAAATCGACGATCCGACACCGATTCGCACGCCTGCCCAGGTGATGCGTATCTGGATTGCGCCTTGGGAAGACAATGAAGGTGATTTGATGGTGTCGAATTATGTGTATACCGAATTGGAACCGAGGCGCTGGATGATCGGTAAAAGTGCTCCGGCAATCGGTCCGACCCTGGTTCCACTTCAGGTTGAACAACGTGCGTCGGATAAACGCCTGGATACCGAACCAAACGATGGCGAAATGCGCGGTTTGCAGCAAACGCCTTTGAATGCCGCCAATAAAAATTAG
- a CDS encoding RRXRR domain-containing protein, protein MHHTTGVNQNSELAAGNRRVSVPLSANKTVCVQLPKGKPLNPCHPARARELIKKKRAVRICRHPYTIRLKAETLSESLRLLSEQEAP, encoded by the coding sequence ATGCATCACACCACCGGCGTCAATCAAAACTCCGAGTTGGCGGCGGGCAACCGCCGTGTTTCGGTTCCCCTATCCGCTAATAAAACTGTTTGTGTGCAATTGCCGAAAGGTAAGCCACTCAATCCCTGCCATCCCGCCCGTGCGCGGGAGCTGATCAAAAAGAAACGTGCTGTGCGGATATGTCGGCACCCTTACACGATTCGCTTAAAGGCTGAAACGCTTTCTGAGAGTCTGCGGCTGTTATCCGAGCAGGAGGCGCCATGA